TGCTTCGAAGAAATGGACAATGACAATCCATAGCTGGAATCTGACATTGTCGCAATTAGCCATCCACTTCGAAGGCCGGTTAGATGGTGTGCTAGATATTTAGCAATTTAGGCTGACACAGAATTCTGAACGCCCTCCTAAATTTAGCTACTGAATTAACTCCGATATACCGTTTTCAATTTACTTCGTTGTCTTGACGAACCATAATCACTTTGCTTGAGCATATTCATACAAAGCTGGTATAGCGCACAACTCTCTGCCTTGCCATCAAATCAGTCCCTTGAGTAATCTTCTTTAAATACAAAATCCTCAATTTAGTGTTAAAAAGTAGAATGCCCAAGCAATCTATACGATAGTACAATTTAAGCGACCGATTAGCGAGTATCTATAGACACATTTCCAGTGCAGTTCCACTACAATAATACCGAGAATGGCTGTTATAGCTCTTGCAGTATTCCATTCCTTTTTGGTTTCAGCTGTATAAAAAATGAGACTTTTTCCAACCCAGCACATTTTGATGTATATCACTAATAACCTACTTTCTTAAGCTGCTCCACTACATGTGTTTTCCTATCTACTATTTTATTGAGAGCCTTTCGTAGACAATACAACATCATGTGTAATGACGTACAGCCTTCAACATCATTTCACATTGTGTACAAGGTATTTACTTTTGACTAAACACTGAATTTATTTTTGTATCGTACACGATTACCATTTGTAAGGCGGGTTTTTATTGTGGACAATGTAACATTTGCCATTGAGCAAAATAACTTGTTTTTTCGCTGTTCGTTGACCCCATTTACCAATGGTTGCAAGCAATGCCTCAGAAACTACAGGCTCTCAGTTTAGACCATAATAGTACTAGTCTCACTAAGACAATAATATCTATAAGGCCATGTATTTTATTAAAATCTGCCAATGTTATTCGATTAAATTCATGGTACAAGTTAGGTCATGGTCAACTAAGGAACTACGAAAATATTAAATAAAACGACGAAAAATACCACTTACCTCTTTTTACATTTCAAATCAAAACTTAAAATATAAGCTCAACTTTTTAAAGTATAAAAACACAAAAACTTGAAAGTTATTTATAAAATGTGTACCGTTATTTACAACCACAATTAAAAAGGAATAAAAATGAAAAAAACTATTGTATTTTTTGCATTAATAACATCACTAACATTAAATGCAAATACAAATACAGCGCTTAATTCGAGTCAAAGCAATAATGTAACAACATATTGTGAATATATGCCTTATATCAATGGGCGCTTTTCTTTAGGTGATATACATAGGGTTGTAAAAAATGGAGACGTAGGCTGCAATGAGTATGTAACTGTTACAACTCGAGCTATAGATGTCGGAGGGCCGATTCCAGGTTATGAAGTTCAGCACCGTAGATACAAGCTTTTCCTGAAATATACAAAATAGTAAATCAATGGGTTACGTCAACAATAACGATGTAACCCAATAAAGTCTCTACATCTATCAATTATTTCAATATTATAAGCTATTTTATAGAGCGCTCTACAGGACCATTTTTCCATCTATCAACAAAACTGTCATTTAACTATTGGAATAACTCAATGTAAGACTCAGCTGTTAGAATTACCCGCATCTGTTTTGATTTGCTGCATAAACACCACCTTCCATTTATATGGTCACTATATCGTAGAGTACAATTCCAGCTGATCTTTGTGTGCTTTTTTAAAAGCAGCTCTAGAAACGCAAGTCTCTAGATACTTTCGGCAATAGCTATATTGTTTTAGCCCATCAAACCTATCGACCAAACGAAGTACATCAGCCATCGCGATGTCTGCAACAGAAAATTGCTCAGCCAACCAGTTTCTCTCCCTAAGATATTCATTCATGTGTTTCAAGCGACTATGTAAAAATCGCTCTATCGCTTTGCTGCCATCACTCTCAAAAGTATCTCCAGAAAATTTCAAAATTGTCCATGGAAGACTCGCCATTTCTACAGAGTTGAGCGCGGCGAATAGCCACTGTATTACCGATGAGCTATTTTCTGTCGATATTAATTCATCGCTATGCTCAGCGATGTATAACAGACCAGCACCACTTTCGAATATTTCCTTATCTTCATGGCTAAGCCAAGGAACTTGGCCAAATGGTTGATGTAAATAATGCGTATTTTCTCGTTCATTGAAAGCGGTAAGCTCTATATCATAGGGTATGCCCGCCTCTTCTAGCGCCCACCGCAAGCGAATATCCCGGACATAACCTCGTGGCAGCTCAGGCACCCAATCAAACGTGGTAATGGTAAAGTTCGACATATATCAGCTCCATGTCAATTGGACTGATAACTCAGCCCAATTTAATAACTAAGGTTAATACTCTACTATTGTCTTAAAGCCACCATAGATAAGCCTTTTGCCATCAAACGGCATTGGATTAGCTTCTTGATCGCAAATAGGATCTTTAAATACTTCTGCCATTCCAGCATCACGGACTTCTTTTGAAGGCCAAGTGATCCAGGAAAACACCACAGTTTCATCAGGCTTACATTTTACAGCCAGTGGAAAAGAGGTAAGCGTTCCATCAGGAACATCATCCCCCATGCTTCGACAACGCGTTCTGCTCCAAACTTTTTAAACACATTTGCCGCTTTACTGGCGTGCGCCTGATATTCTTCGCGCTTATTGGTGGGTACAGCGCATACAAAACCATCAATATAACTCATCTTTGACCCCTCTCTTATTCACGTCTTTGTGCTTCATAGCTGACATTGTTCTCGTCTTGCAACTCGCGAACTGGCCGAATTTCGATGCTGCCATAGCGTGCAGGCGGAATTTTGCTAGCCACTTAGATAGCCTCATTTAAGTCTTTAACATCAAGTAAATAGAAGCCCGCAAGCTGCTCTTTAGTCTCTGCAAAAGGACCATCGGTAATATCAACTTTACCCGCTCGTACCCGCAATGTTGTCGCACTTTGAGTTGAGAGCAACGCGTTACCCCCTATCATCTGCTCGCGCTCTTTTAATGATTCCCCGCACGCGATGCATTCACGGTTAAGTGCGTCCCATTCATCTTGTGAGAGCTTTTCCATTGCGTGTTCATCGTAATAAACCAAAGCGACATATTTCATAGTGTGTCCAGCTCCTTATTAAATGATATCTGAATAGCGAGCATCTTTTGCTGCTCGCTTTGACTTAGCTATTCCGTACTCGTGGTCAATTAGCGGCGTTACTAGGTAGCATCACCATCCACGCCACACCGAATTTATCAACGACTTGACCATAAAGGGGGGACCAAAATGTTTCTTGTAATGGCATTCTGACCGTGCCACCATCGGCTAGAGCATTGAATGCACGGTGAGCTTCTTGTTCAGAATCAATTGTTATAGACAGGCTAAATCCTGCAAACGAAGCATCATCACCACAGCCGTCAGATGCAAAAATCTTCATATCGCCAATACTAAACTCACAGTGCATTACTTTATCTGAAAAGTTTTCTGGTATCGCACCATCTGGGATAGGATCTGGACTTTCGTTAAAGCGCATAAGTAGACCGACTTTGGCATATAGATGCTGTTGATAGTATTCAAGTGCCTCTTCGGTACGCCCTGCAAAAAACAAATAATTGCAAACATTCGCAGTTTGCATCGCAATCTTTTGTCTTAATTGTTCTTCGTCTGCGAGGATTTCGCCGCAGGGATCAATATCTGCAAAGTCAGCCATTTCATAAAACGGTCGAACTTCAATATCTGATTCCTCATTCATGGGATTAGGGCAGCGCTTAACCCATTCTAGCGCCTCTTCCATCGATGTTACTTCCCAAACCCAATAACCCGCAATTAACTCATTAGTCTCTGCAAAAGGCCCTTTAGTTACAATCCGCTCTTCGCCTTTAAAACGAACGCGAACTCCCTCTTTACTCGGCTTTAAACCATCACCAGAAGTCATAATTCCAGCATCAACTAATGCATTATTGAATTCCCCCATCGCAGCCATTAATTCCGCGGTTGGTAACTCCCCTGCTTCAGACCCTTCACTTGCTTTTACAATCACCATTACTTTCATCGTCAATTCTCCTGTTGTCTTTCGTAAATAGAGCTGAATAACCAAAGATCACCTGCGGTTTTGATAAATAAAGTGCTCTATACACTCTAGTCGAATGCATTCTCTAGAGATCGACAAAGTAAGGAAAATTTTCTTAATTAATTTTCACCGAGCTTGAGAAGCTTTTGTTTGAGAACCCTTTGCTCTGGTAATTGCGTAGTTAAATTAAGAGCCGTTTTAAATGCATTAATCGCACTTGCGGTTCTGCCAGCACGAGATAATAGTTCGCCATAAGCCGCATGAGCCAAGTGATACCTTTGCATTTCTTTGTGTTCTAGTAGCCGCTCTATAATGGTAATACCCGCATCTGGTCCCTCTTTCATAGCGATTGCGACCGCTTGGTTGAGCTCAATAACAGGAGACGGGCTCACTTGGTGTAGCTGAGTATATAACTCGACAATCTGTGACCAATCTGTCGCCGCGGCGGTTGTCGCAACTGCATGAGTCGCAGAGATAGCCGCTTGAATGGTGTAAAAGCCATATTCACCGGCGCGCATTATTTCAGCGACCAACTGCGTACCTTCTGCAATCATACCTTTACTCCAAAGGCTTCGGTCTTGATCTTCCAGTAAAATAATGTCGCCACAGGCATTGGTGCGCGCCGCCTTTCTTGCATCATTCAGGAGCATCAAGGCGAGTAACCCCGCCACTTCTGGATCTGGCGTTAGAGAATAAAGTAAACGAGTTAAGCGGATGGCCTCCGAAGTCAGCTCACTGCGTATTGCAAGTTCGCCTTGTGTTGCTGAATATCCTTCATTAAAGACCAGATAGATAACTGTCAGCACCGCATCAAGTCGGTTGTTAAAGTCAGTATCGTCTGGCAGCTCGAACGGTATACGGGCATCACGGATCTTCGCTTTGCCGCGCACAATTCGTTGTGCCATTGTTGTGTTAGACACCAAAAATGCACTGGCAATTTCTTCTGTTGTCAGTCCACAGACCTCCCGCAGAGTAAGCGCAACTTGTACTTTTGGATCAATAGCCGGATGGCAGCAAGTAAAAATTAATCGCAATTGGTCGTCTTCAATTGCATTGGCGTTTTGCTCTTGAGCGTGGCCTGCGATGTCAGAAATCTCATCCATTTCAGTAGCAGCAACTTCTAGCTTTTCTCTTTGACGTTGCTGTTTACGTATTGCATCAATGGCTTTAAAGCGACCAGTAGAAATTAACCAAGGGACTGGGTTTTCTGGCATACCTTGAGTAGGCCAGTGTTTTAACGCCATATTAAACGCGTCTTGCAATGCTTCTTCCGCTAACTCAAAGTCACCTAGAAGGCGGATCAGTGTAGCGTAAATTTTCCGGCTTTCTTGCTTGTACAGCACTTCTATAGACTTACGAATAGCATTGCTATCGCAAGCAAGTTGATTGCTCACCACTTTCCTTCGTCAGCTAGGTTATAGCCATTTGAATTGGTATAGTCACTATTTCATAAATCAGCAAGCGCCTCAACTTGACGCCATCAACTCTGAAAGGCTCAGCAGATTAGTTTTAGCCTGGGCAGATCCACCTTCTTTTTCCTATACTCTACGCGCTATGCAATTAAAGCAACCGGGGTTTGCATTGTGAATATGCACATATTCGATTTTATGGTCGTCAAATATGGTATGGAGGAAGTCTTTAATTTCCATTCCTTTTACGATTTGCGCCTCTATCATTACACCTACGCTGTCGTAGGCCCTGATGGACAGTAATCTGGTTTGCAAGATTTCTGGCACTTCATTTACTTTAGGCTCTGCCAGTAAAGCATGTTCCCTCACAAAGATAGGCCCAGAAGAGCGATATGGCGATAAAGTAGTATGGTGCTGATAATGTACTAACAACACCACCTCCCCTATTTCTGCTTCTTGTAGGGAAACGCGACAAGGATAGCCAGGTTTAGCGTCAACGACGAGCCTCTTGGCATGTAATGCCGCTAGTTCTTCATCGCTTAAAGAAAATAAATGCTTAAATTGTTTGTAGTCAATCGCGTTAATTTGAAATTGTGTTGTCATGTTTACCACTCCTGCTTTCACTATAATTAGTGTAAAGAGCTGGCGGTTAATGACTGGCCAGAAGTGGTACTAACACCTAACCAACACCTAAGTGTTAACAACAAATGTTTTGGGGTTTTTGGGAAAGAAAAAGTCAGGCTGGCGGTCACGTAAAGCAAACTCACGTGTATTTTTATAGGGTAGCTTCATAAAACCTGCTACGCCATAATCTTGAATACTCACCGCGTATTGCATGATCCGAGTCAGTAGCGCCTTAAATTGCGCTTCTTTATTAGCATCAAGTAGCCGGTAGTAATAGTGGATTTTCATCCTATCTTGTAACGATTCAAAAATGATGCAACCTGTATGATGGATTTGGTTTAACTCGAACACACATTGAATTATCTGTCTTGGCAGCTGCAGCTGCTCGTCTGGATCTTTGCCGTCTTCAAAGTATGAATGCGGACGTGTAATTTCATTACTCGAAATATCGCTAACGCTAAATTCTAGTTCTGGCAGATGGTCAAATTGGAATGCACCGGTGCCGTCACGAGTCAATTGAATAGTTTGCCGCGCGTCGAACAAACAGCATTTAAACAAACCTTTTTGTTTGATCCCCTGCGCAATCATTACGGTGGCGTTCAACGCGTCTTTAAATGCAAGACTCAATGTTTCATCGTGTAAAATAAGACTCGACTCAACAAATACCTGCGCGTCTTTCCAGTGAAAACTGAGACCACCAACGACTGGGTATTTTGCCAGTCTGCTGATTGAGGCCAAAAAGGCTTTCTCGGTATCGCCGGTATCAAACAAAAACTCTTTATAATATCTATCTAATTGCGCGTCGTTTACGTCTCTTAGATTGTGTTTATCGTCAGCACGACGCAAAAACTGCTTGCGTGAGCTGTAGACGACCGTTTCAGGCTTAACTGTGGTTTCGTAGGTCCAAAAAGGAATACGGGATTTTTTCTCTGACTGTGTTAAATCAGGTAAATACATTTTTGCCATTGCTGGCATATTACGAACAAAGTAATCCCCTGCACTATCCCTCGTTGCTTTGTCTTTGCTAAGCATGCCATCTAGCACCTGCGCAAATACTTTTGGCAGCCCCAAAGCGCTAGCAGGAATGACCTGAGCGCCAAAGCGACATGATTGTGCACTAGCCAGTGCATAAATCGTCGATGCAACGCCTTGTTCATCGAAACGAGGAGAAGATTGTGCACCCGACATTTGCTCATCGCCAATAAAATACACATCCCCCATCCGAGCGTTGGTCGTACTTACATCAGATGACATCAAGTCCATGATATTGCTGGCGATGGGTTCACCATGCACGTCCACCTGAGCATAGACAGAGCTTCCCCAATCAACCAAAGAGAAACCATCGGAAGCTTCATCCCAAACGATATTGGATGGCTTAATATCTCCATGAACGATAGGCTGAGGAGACATGCCATTGCGACGCTCGCGTAAATCAACCAACACATTTCTGAGTTTTAACGCGAGGCTTACCAACTCATGCGCTTTAAAACGGCCCTTTTTGAGTGAGATCTTTTCTAAATCTTCACCAGGAGCACGCTCCATCATTAAAATGCCTTGCTTTTTTACTCGCTCGAAGGCATAGAAGTTTGGCACCATCGGGTTATCAATTTGCGACAACATATAGCCTTCATCTTCAAGCCTATCACGCACACTTTGGGCAAGCGTGATCCGGGAAAATTTAAACACCCAGTCTTTCCCCATATCACTTGTACCAGCAAATACGAAGCCAAATGCACCGGAGCCAATTACCTCAACATGTTTATAGCCAAGTTGACTCAATTGCTTTTTGCAGATATTCAGCCATTGACGGTGCTTTTTTGCATCATGATGAGACAGTAAGTAGATGGACTGCTGTTCGTTGATATAGAAGTGTTGGATGGATTTTTCAGACATAATTGTACGTAGAAAAAGCAATAAAAAAGGTCGACATTAGCCGACCTCATTCAGTATTAACCTTGCTGTTCTATCTTAGCCCACGAATCACGTAGACCAACAGTTTGGTTAAACATTAGCGCTTCTGACTTGTTATCACGACAGAAGTAACCTAAACGCTCAAACTGATAACCTTGCTCAGGCTTAGCGTTTGCAAGCGCTGGCTCAAGTTTGGCATTTGCAATGGTTACCAAAGAGTCTGGGTTTAATACTTCCGTGAAATCTTCAGCCGCCGCTGGGTTTGGTACAGTAAATAGGCGGTCATACTGACGCACCGGCGCTTTAATACAATGTGAAGCAGATACCCAATGAATTACGCCTTTCACCTTGCGGCCATCTTCTGGGTTTTTACCCAAAGTATCAGGGTCGTAACTACAGTAGATTGTCGTAATATTACCGTTTTCGTCTTCTTCAATACGCTCAGCTTTAATCACATAAGCATTACGAAGACGCACTTCTTTACCTAGCACCAAACGCTTGAACTTTTTGTTCGCTTCTACGCGAAAATCTTCTTGTTCAATGTAGACTTCGCGCGTAAACGGTAGCTCACGCTCGCCCATGTCTAACGTTGGGTGATTAGGCGCTTGTAGCATTTCAACTTTATCTGCATCAAAGTTTTCAATGACTAGCTTAACCGGGTCAAGTACCGCCATTGCACGTGGTGCATTTTCGTTTAGGTCGTCACGGATACACGCTTCAAGCATCCCCATTTCAACCATGTTGTCCATTTTGGTTACGCCAATGCGCTTACAAAATTCGCGGATTGCAGCTGGTGTATAACCACGACGACGAAGGCCTGCAATTGTCGGCATGCGCGGGTCATCCCACCCTTCAACATGGTTATTAACAACCAAGTCGTTGAGCTTACGCTTCGACATCACCGTGTATTCAAGATTTAAACGAGAAAACTCGATTTGCTGTGGATGACACTCGATGCTGATGTTATCCAGCACCCAGTCATACAAACGGCGGTTATCTTGGAACTCCAGTGTACAAAGTGAATGCGTGATCCCTTCAAGCGCATCGGAAATACAATGCGTAAAGTCATACATTGGATAGATGCACCACTTATCACCTGTTTGGTGGTGGTGCGCAAAACGTACACGATAAATAATAGGGTCCCGAAGCACCATAAATGAACTTGCCATATCAATCTTAGCGCGAAGTACACATTCTCCTTCTTTGAACTCACCATTTCTCATTTTTTCGAATAAGGCTAAGTTCTCTTCAGGTGAAGTGTCACGATAAGGGCTATTTTTGCCAGGCTCAGTCAACGTACCACGATATTCACGCGCCTGCTCCGGCGACAAGAAGCAAACGTACGCTTTACCATTTTCGATTAGCTCAACCGCGTAGCTATAGAGCTTGTCAAAGTAGTTTGATGAATAGCAAATTTCGCCATCCCATTCGAAACCTAGCCAGTGTACGTCTTCTTGGATCGATTTAACGTAGTTAATGTCTTCTTTTTCTGGGTTGGTATCATCAAAGCGTAAGTTACACTTACCTTGATAATCTTGGGCAATACCAAAGTTTAAGCAAATTGATTTAGCATGGCCAATGTGCAAAAAGCCATTTGGCTCAGGTGGAAAACGTGTGTGCGTAGACGCATGTTTGCCACTGGCAAGATCCGCATCAATAATGTTGCGAATAAAGTTTGATGGGCGATTTTCAGTTTCCGCCATAGGAAATCTTTCCTCTGAATTATGCTCTTAGTTAACCTTGGCATTATTACAAAAACTCAGCCGAACTTACAGCAATTATCTGCGCTGTATCAGGATTTATTCACTTAGTTAAATGTTCATCAGATTTTTGTGACAAATTTTGTTCTAGCGCAATATTTCCGTCACAACTTCATCCTATAGTTGCGCCATCTCAGTGTTTATACCACAAACACTGCTTAAGTTACGTTACCGAGGAAAGGACAAAAGTAATGGCTTCAATG
The sequence above is a segment of the Pseudoalteromonas piscicida genome. Coding sequences within it:
- a CDS encoding glutathione S-transferase family protein, translating into MSNFTITTFDWVPELPRGYVRDIRLRWALEEAGIPYDIELTAFNERENTHYLHQPFGQVPWLSHEDKEIFESGAGLLYIAEHSDELISTENSSSVIQWLFAALNSVEMASLPWTILKFSGDTFESDGSKAIERFLHSRLKHMNEYLRERNWLAEQFSVADIAMADVLRLVDRFDGLKQYSYCRKYLETCVSRAAFKKAHKDQLELYSTI
- a CDS encoding YciI family protein; translation: MKYVALVYYDEHAMEKLSQDEWDALNRECIACGESLKEREQMIGGNALLSTQSATTLRVRAGKVDITDGPFAETKEQLAGFYLLDVKDLNEAI
- a CDS encoding YciI family protein; its protein translation is MKVMVIVKASEGSEAGELPTAELMAAMGEFNNALVDAGIMTSGDGLKPSKEGVRVRFKGEERIVTKGPFAETNELIAGYWVWEVTSMEEALEWVKRCPNPMNEESDIEVRPFYEMADFADIDPCGEILADEEQLRQKIAMQTANVCNYLFFAGRTEEALEYYQQHLYAKVGLLMRFNESPDPIPDGAIPENFSDKVMHCEFSIGDMKIFASDGCGDDASFAGFSLSITIDSEQEAHRAFNALADGGTVRMPLQETFWSPLYGQVVDKFGVAWMVMLPSNAAN
- a CDS encoding RNA polymerase sigma factor, translated to MSNQLACDSNAIRKSIEVLYKQESRKIYATLIRLLGDFELAEEALQDAFNMALKHWPTQGMPENPVPWLISTGRFKAIDAIRKQQRQREKLEVAATEMDEISDIAGHAQEQNANAIEDDQLRLIFTCCHPAIDPKVQVALTLREVCGLTTEEIASAFLVSNTTMAQRIVRGKAKIRDARIPFELPDDTDFNNRLDAVLTVIYLVFNEGYSATQGELAIRSELTSEAIRLTRLLYSLTPDPEVAGLLALMLLNDARKAARTNACGDIILLEDQDRSLWSKGMIAEGTQLVAEIMRAGEYGFYTIQAAISATHAVATTAAATDWSQIVELYTQLHQVSPSPVIELNQAVAIAMKEGPDAGITIIERLLEHKEMQRYHLAHAAYGELLSRAGRTASAINAFKTALNLTTQLPEQRVLKQKLLKLGEN
- a CDS encoding DUF1203 domain-containing protein, whose protein sequence is MTTQFQINAIDYKQFKHLFSLSDEELAALHAKRLVVDAKPGYPCRVSLQEAEIGEVVLLVHYQHHTTLSPYRSSGPIFVREHALLAEPKVNEVPEILQTRLLSIRAYDSVGVMIEAQIVKGMEIKDFLHTIFDDHKIEYVHIHNANPGCFNCIARRV
- a CDS encoding protein kinase domain-containing protein, whose translation is MSEKSIQHFYINEQQSIYLLSHHDAKKHRQWLNICKKQLSQLGYKHVEVIGSGAFGFVFAGTSDMGKDWVFKFSRITLAQSVRDRLEDEGYMLSQIDNPMVPNFYAFERVKKQGILMMERAPGEDLEKISLKKGRFKAHELVSLALKLRNVLVDLRERRNGMSPQPIVHGDIKPSNIVWDEASDGFSLVDWGSSVYAQVDVHGEPIASNIMDLMSSDVSTTNARMGDVYFIGDEQMSGAQSSPRFDEQGVASTIYALASAQSCRFGAQVIPASALGLPKVFAQVLDGMLSKDKATRDSAGDYFVRNMPAMAKMYLPDLTQSEKKSRIPFWTYETTVKPETVVYSSRKQFLRRADDKHNLRDVNDAQLDRYYKEFLFDTGDTEKAFLASISRLAKYPVVGGLSFHWKDAQVFVESSLILHDETLSLAFKDALNATVMIAQGIKQKGLFKCCLFDARQTIQLTRDGTGAFQFDHLPELEFSVSDISSNEITRPHSYFEDGKDPDEQLQLPRQIIQCVFELNQIHHTGCIIFESLQDRMKIHYYYRLLDANKEAQFKALLTRIMQYAVSIQDYGVAGFMKLPYKNTREFALRDRQPDFFFPKNPKTFVVNT
- the glnS gene encoding glutamine--tRNA ligase, translating into MAETENRPSNFIRNIIDADLASGKHASTHTRFPPEPNGFLHIGHAKSICLNFGIAQDYQGKCNLRFDDTNPEKEDINYVKSIQEDVHWLGFEWDGEICYSSNYFDKLYSYAVELIENGKAYVCFLSPEQAREYRGTLTEPGKNSPYRDTSPEENLALFEKMRNGEFKEGECVLRAKIDMASSFMVLRDPIIYRVRFAHHHQTGDKWCIYPMYDFTHCISDALEGITHSLCTLEFQDNRRLYDWVLDNISIECHPQQIEFSRLNLEYTVMSKRKLNDLVVNNHVEGWDDPRMPTIAGLRRRGYTPAAIREFCKRIGVTKMDNMVEMGMLEACIRDDLNENAPRAMAVLDPVKLVIENFDADKVEMLQAPNHPTLDMGERELPFTREVYIEQEDFRVEANKKFKRLVLGKEVRLRNAYVIKAERIEEDENGNITTIYCSYDPDTLGKNPEDGRKVKGVIHWVSASHCIKAPVRQYDRLFTVPNPAAAEDFTEVLNPDSLVTIANAKLEPALANAKPEQGYQFERLGYFCRDNKSEALMFNQTVGLRDSWAKIEQQG